The following are encoded together in the Bradyrhizobium quebecense genome:
- the trbJ gene encoding P-type conjugative transfer protein TrbJ, producing the protein MPIRYSPMTRLEFLRGAAVAAMALPFMARSAVAGGGALSGGATEWTQMLNNSELVSLVGKSAEQVNNQIRQITQLAEQIQNQLKIYSNMLQNTAQLPNHVWGQVQNDLNQLRNVVSQGQGIAFSMGNIDDVLKQRFQSYADFKTSLPNNASFSQTYQNWSSTNRDTIGGTLRAASLTADQFSSEEATMSQLRTMSEGADGQMKALQVGHQIATQQVAQMQKLRGLVSQQMTMMATWYQSEQAEKDLSQARRQEFFKSTAPSMSGGQEMRPRW; encoded by the coding sequence ATGCCGATACGCTACTCGCCCATGACTAGATTGGAATTTTTGCGCGGCGCGGCGGTCGCGGCCATGGCGCTGCCGTTCATGGCGAGATCCGCCGTCGCCGGCGGCGGCGCCCTCAGTGGCGGCGCGACCGAGTGGACGCAGATGCTCAACAACAGCGAACTCGTCTCGCTGGTCGGCAAATCGGCCGAGCAGGTGAACAATCAGATCAGGCAGATCACGCAGCTCGCCGAGCAGATTCAGAACCAGTTGAAGATCTATAGCAACATGCTGCAGAACACCGCGCAGTTGCCGAACCACGTCTGGGGACAGGTCCAGAACGATCTTAACCAGCTCAGGAACGTCGTCAGCCAGGGGCAGGGCATCGCCTTCTCGATGGGCAATATCGACGATGTGTTGAAGCAACGCTTCCAGAGCTACGCCGACTTCAAGACCAGTCTGCCGAACAACGCCAGCTTCTCGCAGACCTATCAGAACTGGTCCTCGACCAACCGCGACACGATCGGCGGCACGCTGCGCGCCGCCAGCCTCACCGCCGATCAATTCTCGAGCGAGGAGGCGACCATGTCGCAGCTCCGCACGATGTCGGAAGGCGCCGACGGTCAGATGAAGGCGCTGCAGGTCGGCCACCAGATCGCGACACAGCAGGTCGCCCAGATGCAGAAGCTGCGCGGGCTAGTCTCGCAACAGATGACGATGATGGCGACCTGGTATCAGTCGGAGCAGGCCGAGAAGGATCTCTCCCAGGCGCGCCGGCAGGAGTTCTTCAAATCGACGGCGCCGTCGATGTCGGGCGGGCAGGAGATGCGTCCGAGATGGTGA
- a CDS encoding outer membrane protein, translating to MKKILVGAMALSLSVPASAADLAARPYTKAPPPMVAPIYDWTGFYIGANGGWGQSHNCVDFVTAVGTVASGCGDRSGGVAGGQIGYRWQTNQFVFGLEAQGDWADIKNTRVSLFDPTLSTTAKTDAIGLFTGQLGWAWNSALLYVKGGAAVTSNRLTIFDNTTGIGLVSADSTRWGGTLGVGFEYGFAPNWSIGAEYDHLWMGHANNSFSVADPRLAAVLNDRISQDVDMVTVRLNYRFGGYGAPVAARY from the coding sequence ATGAAGAAGATTTTGGTTGGCGCGATGGCGCTGAGCCTGTCGGTACCGGCAAGCGCGGCGGATTTAGCGGCCCGTCCCTACACCAAGGCGCCTCCGCCGATGGTGGCTCCGATTTACGATTGGACCGGCTTCTACATCGGCGCCAACGGCGGCTGGGGCCAAAGCCACAACTGCGTAGATTTCGTCACTGCTGTGGGGACCGTCGCGAGCGGCTGCGGTGATCGTTCCGGCGGCGTGGCCGGTGGACAAATTGGATATCGCTGGCAAACCAATCAGTTCGTATTTGGATTGGAAGCTCAAGGCGATTGGGCCGACATCAAGAACACGCGCGTGAGCCTTTTCGATCCGACGCTCTCGACCACCGCGAAGACTGATGCAATCGGTCTCTTCACCGGCCAGCTCGGTTGGGCCTGGAATTCGGCGCTGCTCTACGTGAAGGGCGGCGCTGCTGTGACCAGCAATCGCCTGACCATATTCGACAACACCACCGGGATCGGTTTGGTCTCGGCGGATAGCACGCGCTGGGGCGGCACCTTGGGTGTCGGCTTTGAGTATGGCTTCGCCCCCAACTGGTCGATCGGTGCGGAGTACGACCATCTGTGGATGGGGCACGCAAATAACTCCTTCTCGGTGGCCGATCCCCGCCTCGCTGCCGTACTCAACGACCGGATCAGCCAGGACGTGGATATGGTCACCGTGCGCTTGAATTATCGCTTTGGCGGCTACGGCGCTCCGGTCGCGGCGAGATACTGA
- a CDS encoding conjugal transfer protein TrbE, whose translation MVALHSFRHSGPSFADLVPYAGLVDDGIVLLKDGSLMAGWYFAGPDSESSTDAERNDVSRQINAILARLGSGWMIQVEALRIPTTDYPARKDGHFPDAVTREIDEERRAHFERESGHYESRHALILSWRPPERRKSGLAKYVYSDKDSRSASFADTALGNFRASVREIEQYLSNLLSIQRMRTRTVEERGGSRSARYDELFQFVRFCITGENHPVRLPEVPMYLDWLVTAEYQHGLTPTVDGRYVGVVAIDGLPAESWPGILNILDLMPLTYRWSSRFMFLDEIEARERLERTRKKWQQKVRPFFDQLFQTQSRSVDQDAMAMVAETQDAIAEAASQLVSYGYYTPVIVLQDHDAERLREKCEGIRRVVQAEGFGARIETLNATEAFLGSLPGNWYANVREPLIHTRNLADLLPLNSVWSGSPVAPCPFYPESSPPLMQVASGSTPFRLNLHTDDVGHSLIFGPTGSGKSTLLALIAAQFRRYRDAQIFAFDKGRSLMPLTLAAGGDHYEIGGGAGEGIQFAFCPLAELATDADRAWASEWIETLVVLQGVSVTPDHRNAISRQVALMAAAPGRSLADFVSGVQMREIKDALHHYTVDGPMGHLLDAERDGLTLGGFQTFEIEELMNMGERSLVPVLTYLFRRIEKRLIGAPSLILLDEAWLMLGHPVFRDKIREWLKVLRKANCAVVLATQSISDAERSGIIDVLKESCPTKICLPNGAAREPGTREFYERLGFNERQVEIVSNAIPKREYYVTSPAGRRLFEMALGPVALAFVGASGRDDLKRITELKTAHGRTWPANWLQTRGIAHADTLLAHD comes from the coding sequence ATGGTTGCGCTGCATTCCTTCCGCCATTCCGGTCCGTCCTTCGCCGATCTCGTGCCTTACGCGGGACTGGTCGACGACGGCATCGTCCTGCTTAAGGACGGATCGTTGATGGCCGGCTGGTATTTCGCCGGGCCGGACTCGGAGAGCTCGACCGACGCCGAGCGCAACGACGTCTCCCGCCAGATCAACGCCATCCTGGCCCGCCTCGGCTCGGGCTGGATGATCCAGGTCGAGGCGCTGCGCATTCCGACCACGGACTATCCCGCCCGCAAGGACGGCCATTTTCCCGACGCGGTCACGCGCGAGATCGACGAGGAGCGGCGCGCGCATTTCGAACGGGAGAGCGGACATTACGAAAGCCGCCACGCCCTGATCCTGAGCTGGCGGCCGCCGGAGCGGCGTAAGTCGGGGCTCGCCAAATACGTCTATTCCGACAAGGACAGCCGCTCGGCGAGTTTTGCCGACACGGCGCTCGGCAATTTCAGGGCCTCGGTCCGCGAGATCGAGCAATATCTGTCGAACCTGCTCTCGATCCAGCGCATGCGGACCCGCACAGTCGAGGAGCGCGGTGGGTCCCGCAGCGCACGCTATGACGAACTCTTTCAGTTCGTGCGCTTCTGCATCACCGGCGAAAACCATCCGGTTCGGCTGCCCGAGGTCCCGATGTACCTCGACTGGCTCGTCACCGCCGAATATCAGCACGGGCTGACGCCGACGGTCGACGGCCGCTATGTCGGCGTGGTGGCGATCGACGGCCTGCCGGCCGAGAGCTGGCCCGGCATCCTGAACATCCTCGACCTGATGCCGCTGACCTACCGCTGGTCATCGCGCTTCATGTTCCTCGACGAGATCGAAGCGCGCGAACGGCTCGAGCGCACCCGGAAGAAATGGCAGCAGAAGGTCCGGCCCTTCTTCGACCAGCTGTTCCAGACCCAGTCGCGTTCGGTCGACCAGGACGCCATGGCCATGGTCGCCGAGACGCAGGACGCAATCGCGGAAGCCGCCTCGCAGCTCGTCTCTTACGGCTACTACACGCCCGTCATCGTGCTGCAGGATCACGATGCCGAACGGCTACGCGAGAAGTGCGAGGGCATTCGCCGGGTCGTCCAGGCCGAGGGTTTTGGCGCTCGCATCGAGACGCTGAACGCCACGGAGGCCTTTCTCGGCTCGTTGCCCGGCAACTGGTATGCGAACGTCCGCGAGCCACTGATCCACACCCGCAACCTCGCCGACCTCCTGCCGCTCAATTCTGTCTGGTCGGGAAGCCCGGTCGCGCCATGCCCGTTCTATCCGGAAAGTTCACCGCCGCTGATGCAGGTCGCATCCGGCTCGACGCCGTTCCGGCTGAACCTTCACACCGACGACGTCGGTCACAGCCTGATCTTCGGTCCGACCGGCTCGGGCAAATCGACCCTGCTGGCGCTGATCGCCGCGCAATTCCGCCGCTACAGGGACGCGCAGATCTTCGCCTTCGACAAGGGCCGGTCGTTGATGCCGCTGACGCTCGCGGCCGGCGGCGATCACTATGAGATCGGCGGCGGGGCCGGGGAGGGGATACAGTTCGCCTTCTGCCCGCTCGCCGAACTTGCGACCGACGCCGACCGCGCCTGGGCGTCGGAATGGATCGAGACACTCGTGGTGCTGCAGGGCGTCAGCGTCACGCCGGATCATCGCAATGCCATCTCGCGCCAGGTCGCCCTCATGGCGGCGGCACCGGGACGGTCGCTCGCCGATTTCGTGTCGGGCGTGCAGATGCGCGAGATCAAGGACGCGTTGCACCACTACACGGTCGACGGCCCGATGGGGCACCTGCTCGACGCCGAGCGCGATGGGCTGACCCTCGGCGGCTTCCAGACTTTCGAGATCGAGGAGCTGATGAACATGGGCGAGCGCAGCCTCGTGCCCGTGCTCACCTATCTGTTCCGGAGGATCGAGAAGCGCCTGATCGGCGCACCCAGCCTTATTCTGCTCGACGAGGCCTGGCTGATGCTGGGTCATCCCGTCTTCCGCGACAAGATCCGCGAATGGCTGAAGGTGCTGCGCAAGGCCAATTGCGCCGTCGTGCTCGCCACCCAGTCGATCTCGGACGCCGAGCGTTCCGGCATTATCGACGTGCTGAAGGAATCCTGCCCGACGAAGATCTGCCTGCCGAACGGAGCGGCGCGCGAACCAGGAACGCGCGAGTTCTATGAACGCCTCGGCTTCAACGAGCGCCAGGTCGAGATCGTCTCGAACGCGATCCCGAAGCGCGAATATTACGTCACCTCTCCCGCCGGCCGGCGTCTGTTCGAGATGGCGCTGGGTCCGGTCGCGCTCGCCTTCGTCGGCGCGTCCGGACGGGACGATCTCAAACGCATCACGGAACTCAAGACAGCGCACGGCCGCACCTGGCCGGCAAACTGGCTCCAGACCAGGGGGATCGCTCATGCCGATACGCTACTCGCCCATGACTAG
- a CDS encoding autoinducer binding domain-containing protein, whose amino-acid sequence MDLKTWFQRLTDVTSAARTQEVLRDALPDLVEELGFDCYAYLYIQPSRTYAYSNYSPEWLKHYFDSDYTTIDPVVKTASTTLRPFTWCSGGSRHSETKEVRRFYSEAGDFGIRSGISIPIRTACRHMSMLTLASSKPSLTLDKDIDQIAAVTAVAFLHAKLEEHNAKPTAQPTFELTAKQTLCLKWSAEGKPMKSIATLENMSFATVNFHLNNARKVLDAGSLAQATALATKLGLI is encoded by the coding sequence ATGGACCTAAAAACCTGGTTTCAGCGACTGACGGACGTCACTTCTGCCGCGAGAACGCAGGAAGTTCTGAGGGACGCGCTGCCGGATCTCGTGGAGGAATTGGGCTTTGACTGCTACGCCTATCTCTACATCCAGCCATCCAGAACTTATGCCTACTCGAACTATTCGCCGGAGTGGCTGAAGCACTATTTCGACAGCGACTACACGACGATTGATCCGGTCGTAAAAACCGCCAGCACGACTTTGCGCCCATTCACCTGGTGCTCCGGAGGCTCCCGCCATTCGGAAACGAAGGAGGTTCGGCGTTTCTATTCCGAGGCCGGCGACTTCGGGATCAGATCGGGTATCAGCATCCCGATACGGACGGCCTGCCGGCACATGTCGATGCTGACGCTCGCATCGAGCAAACCGTCCTTGACCCTCGATAAGGATATCGATCAGATCGCCGCCGTCACGGCGGTCGCGTTCCTGCATGCCAAGCTTGAAGAGCACAATGCGAAGCCGACCGCGCAGCCAACTTTCGAGCTGACGGCCAAGCAGACCCTCTGCCTCAAATGGTCGGCTGAGGGAAAGCCGATGAAGTCGATCGCCACCCTCGAAAATATGTCGTTCGCGACCGTGAATTTTCATCTCAACAACGCCCGCAAGGTGCTCGATGCGGGAAGTCTCGCCCAAGCCACGGCACTCGCGACGAAGCTCGGCCTGATCTGA
- the trbL gene encoding P-type conjugative transfer protein TrbL: MVTASFLTRPSTVLAIVVTAAVFLHTVGPAIAAADGGVLTTVENQVVTAAKGWESTVTNAAKSLFWILAGIEVGIAAVWLAIQAATIEAWFAELVRRIMFIGFFAFVLAEGPSFAKAVVDSLFQIGGGSGSASPANVFNAGLTVASAMSQKISFGVFQDNALALSASLAMIVSVIAFSLVAAIFLAVLVEMYVGLLAGMIMLGLGGSSFTKDFAIRYLVYAFSVGMKLMSLVMIAKIGSDVLIGLAQDTSVGDQYQTALAIAGIAVVVFILAMYVPSIVQGVVQGASVSSGMEVIRHGAQAASFAAGGAALAMGGANAGAAAFSAARASGSSVGGAALAGLRGAASAGGALASAAHDKAIGAPGAYAGSLLGLANAKLEKSGGGSPPPPPQKHEK, encoded by the coding sequence ATGGTGACGGCCTCCTTTCTCACCCGTCCTTCGACGGTGCTTGCCATTGTTGTCACAGCGGCCGTCTTTCTTCACACCGTCGGTCCGGCAATCGCCGCCGCGGATGGGGGCGTGCTGACGACGGTCGAGAACCAGGTGGTCACGGCCGCGAAGGGGTGGGAATCGACCGTCACAAACGCCGCAAAATCGCTGTTCTGGATCCTCGCCGGCATCGAGGTCGGCATCGCCGCGGTCTGGCTCGCCATCCAGGCCGCGACGATCGAAGCCTGGTTCGCCGAGCTCGTGCGCCGGATCATGTTCATCGGCTTCTTCGCCTTCGTCCTGGCGGAGGGGCCGAGTTTCGCCAAAGCCGTGGTCGACAGCCTGTTCCAGATCGGCGGCGGCAGCGGCTCGGCTTCACCGGCGAACGTCTTCAATGCCGGCCTGACGGTCGCCTCCGCCATGTCGCAGAAGATTTCCTTCGGCGTGTTTCAGGACAACGCACTGGCGCTCTCGGCCTCGCTCGCCATGATCGTCAGCGTCATCGCCTTTTCGCTCGTCGCGGCGATCTTCCTTGCCGTGCTCGTCGAGATGTATGTCGGCCTTCTCGCCGGCATGATCATGCTCGGCCTCGGCGGATCGTCCTTCACCAAGGACTTTGCGATCCGCTACCTCGTCTACGCCTTCTCGGTCGGCATGAAGCTCATGTCGCTCGTCATGATCGCCAAGATCGGTTCCGACGTACTGATCGGCCTCGCCCAGGATACGTCGGTCGGCGACCAGTACCAGACCGCGCTCGCCATCGCCGGCATCGCGGTCGTCGTCTTCATCCTCGCGATGTACGTGCCGTCCATCGTCCAGGGCGTGGTTCAAGGCGCCTCGGTCAGCAGCGGCATGGAAGTGATCCGGCACGGCGCGCAGGCTGCGAGTTTCGCGGCCGGAGGCGCTGCCCTCGCGATGGGCGGGGCCAACGCCGGCGCAGCGGCCTTCTCGGCGGCGCGCGCGAGCGGCTCATCGGTCGGCGGCGCCGCCCTTGCCGGGCTGCGTGGCGCGGCCTCGGCCGGAGGCGCGCTCGCCTCGGCCGCCCACGACAAGGCGATCGGTGCGCCCGGCGCCTATGCCGGATCTCTGCTCGGGCTCGCCAACGCCAAGCTTGAGAAGAGCGGCGGCGGATCGCCGCCCCCTCCGCCCCAAAAACACGAGAAATGA
- the trbH gene encoding conjugal transfer protein TrbH, giving the protein MIRPFFSTFRPARAAAFFLTAALLSGCATFGTGGLVASTAPAELLAPAASAVAGDLVPRLAEQIGQGKATIVLKPDGSAFGSALETSLRGWGYAVTTDQDTKDPKAIRLAYVLASMDGQMLARLSTGSIEIGRVYSTTATSALPASPVSVMKRS; this is encoded by the coding sequence ATGATCCGCCCTTTCTTCTCCACCTTTCGCCCGGCACGCGCGGCCGCCTTCTTCCTCACGGCCGCCCTTCTTTCCGGATGCGCGACTTTCGGAACCGGCGGACTCGTTGCCAGCACCGCCCCAGCCGAACTCTTGGCCCCCGCTGCTTCGGCCGTCGCCGGTGATCTCGTTCCACGCCTTGCCGAACAAATCGGCCAGGGAAAGGCGACGATTGTCCTAAAGCCCGACGGCTCCGCCTTCGGTTCGGCCCTTGAGACTTCGCTGCGGGGCTGGGGTTACGCGGTCACGACCGATCAGGACACCAAGGATCCTAAAGCCATCCGGCTCGCCTATGTGCTCGCCTCCATGGACGGACAGATGCTCGCCCGCCTCTCGACCGGATCGATCGAGATCGGTCGCGTCTATTCCACGACCGCGACCAGCGCGCTGCCGGCAAGCCCGGTCTCGGTGATGAAGCGCAGCTGA
- the trbF gene encoding conjugal transfer protein TrbF: MASPNSPENPYIAARQEWTERYGSYVKAASAWRIVGIASLGLALMSTAYALYQSTKVKLVPYIVEVDKLGSSVSAGFPAQIEYADPRVVRATLAGFITNFRSVTPDTVVQKQYIDRVYAMLRTTDPATEKVNAWFRSSSPFDKAKTATVAIEVNNVVPLSPQSFQIDWTEYERDRKGKEVATRRFRGVASVVLIPPQDEAVIRLNPIGLYLKDFDWTAQI; encoded by the coding sequence TTGGCCTCCCCCAACAGTCCCGAAAATCCCTATATCGCCGCACGGCAGGAATGGACCGAGCGCTACGGCTCCTATGTGAAGGCCGCCAGCGCCTGGCGCATTGTCGGCATCGCGAGCCTCGGCCTCGCGCTCATGAGTACGGCCTATGCGCTCTACCAGAGCACGAAGGTCAAGCTCGTTCCCTACATCGTCGAGGTCGACAAGCTCGGTTCGTCCGTAAGTGCGGGCTTTCCGGCCCAGATCGAATACGCCGACCCGCGCGTGGTGCGCGCCACGCTCGCCGGCTTCATCACCAACTTCCGATCGGTGACGCCGGACACGGTGGTGCAGAAGCAATATATCGACCGCGTCTACGCCATGCTGCGCACGACGGACCCCGCGACCGAAAAGGTCAACGCCTGGTTCCGCTCGAGCTCTCCCTTCGACAAGGCCAAGACCGCGACGGTCGCGATCGAGGTCAACAATGTCGTGCCACTGTCGCCGCAGTCCTTCCAGATCGACTGGACCGAGTATGAGCGCGACCGCAAGGGCAAGGAAGTGGCGACCCGGCGCTTCCGGGGCGTGGCCAGCGTCGTGCTGATCCCGCCGCAGGATGAGGCGGTGATCCGGCTCAACCCGATCGGTCTCTACCTCAAGGATTTTGACTGGACCGCTCAGATCTGA
- the trbG gene encoding P-type conjugative transfer protein TrbG encodes MTATRPTFRAALLIATALVSITGLHSADAQSLNRKEAKGMDISGQWRGRTGLVTRGADGKVIFLYGEVQPSVVCSPLQVCDLELEGGEVVRDVLVGDTVRWKVEPATSGATGGQAIHLIVKPTEPGLVTSMVVTTSRRTYHIQLKSHATQYMARVGFDYPEDVSSRLADVNARIETGGAGVPAEQLNFSYSVSGSAGWRPTQVYSDGTKTYIQFPESVASRDAPVLFVVSGGQNRIVNYRMKSNMMIVDYAVDRAILVSGVGWSQEKITIQRRG; translated from the coding sequence ATGACTGCAACAAGACCAACATTCCGGGCGGCCCTTCTGATCGCGACCGCCCTCGTTTCCATCACCGGCCTCCACAGCGCCGATGCCCAGAGCCTCAACCGGAAGGAAGCGAAGGGGATGGATATCTCCGGCCAATGGCGCGGCCGAACCGGGCTCGTGACGCGCGGCGCCGATGGCAAGGTGATCTTCCTCTATGGCGAAGTGCAGCCATCTGTTGTCTGCTCACCGCTGCAGGTCTGCGACCTCGAGCTGGAGGGCGGGGAGGTCGTGCGCGACGTGCTCGTCGGCGACACCGTGCGCTGGAAGGTCGAGCCCGCGACCTCCGGCGCGACGGGCGGCCAGGCGATCCACCTCATCGTCAAGCCGACCGAGCCAGGCCTCGTCACCTCCATGGTGGTGACGACGTCGCGACGGACCTATCACATCCAGCTCAAGTCCCACGCCACGCAGTACATGGCGCGGGTCGGCTTCGACTATCCCGAGGACGTGTCCTCGCGCCTGGCGGATGTGAACGCCCGGATCGAGACGGGCGGCGCCGGCGTGCCGGCAGAGCAATTGAACTTCAGCTATTCGGTCTCGGGCAGCGCGGGCTGGCGGCCGACTCAAGTCTATAGCGACGGCACCAAGACGTACATCCAGTTCCCGGAGTCGGTCGCCTCGCGCGACGCGCCGGTCCTGTTCGTAGTCTCGGGCGGGCAGAACCGCATCGTCAATTATCGGATGAAGAGCAACATGATGATCGTCGACTATGCGGTCGACAGGGCCATCCTTGTCTCCGGCGTCGGCTGGAGCCAGGAAAAAATCACGATCCAGAGGCGAGGGTGA
- a CDS encoding Spy/CpxP family protein refolding chaperone, with the protein MRIRTIAFAATAVLLTASTLAYAAETSSTVGMGHPSAADLNALTDARVGMIKAALQLTPDQEKYWPPVEGAIIRARAKNRQVRFERVAELRDSSPMEAIGERNPVELMQRRAEILSQRAVDLKKLADTWEPLYKTLTPDQKKRMAFATYAAMRGMRDAIEHQIETEDDDD; encoded by the coding sequence ATGAGGATCAGAACGATAGCCTTTGCAGCAACCGCAGTTCTCTTAACAGCATCAACACTTGCCTACGCAGCGGAGACCTCTTCCACGGTAGGAATGGGGCATCCTAGCGCCGCCGACCTCAACGCCTTGACGGATGCGCGCGTCGGCATGATCAAGGCCGCCTTGCAGCTTACGCCCGATCAGGAAAAATACTGGCCGCCCGTGGAAGGGGCCATCATCCGTGCGAGAGCGAAGAACCGACAAGTCCGCTTCGAGCGGGTGGCCGAACTGCGCGATAGCAGCCCAATGGAAGCGATTGGTGAACGCAATCCGGTCGAACTTATGCAACGTCGAGCAGAAATACTGAGTCAACGCGCGGTTGACCTCAAGAAGCTCGCCGACACGTGGGAACCGCTTTATAAGACGCTAACACCGGACCAGAAGAAGAGGATGGCATTCGCGACATACGCGGCGATGCGCGGGATGCGAGATGCGATTGAACATCAGATCGAAACCGAAGATGACGACGACTAG
- a CDS encoding cold-shock protein — protein sequence MATGVVKWFNATKGFGFIQPDDGGQDVFVHISAVERAGLSDLREGQKVSYEVKVDQRRGKSSAENLRV from the coding sequence GTGGCGACAGGTGTTGTGAAGTGGTTCAACGCGACCAAGGGGTTTGGCTTCATTCAGCCGGATGACGGCGGTCAAGATGTTTTTGTGCACATAAGCGCGGTTGAGCGGGCTGGCCTCTCAGACTTGCGTGAGGGGCAGAAAGTCTCTTACGAGGTCAAGGTGGATCAAAGGCGTGGTAAGAGCAGCGCAGAAAATCTGCGTGTTTGA
- the trbI gene encoding IncP-type conjugal transfer protein TrbI, whose product MTQSLQLGGGSGGTGAPKDIRRLNRLPIIAAAVLGIVFLAVIFYGLTSRGLVFRSTSDTGSIGGAPATTFADQMKRGVADGLIGDGQQPPPAAPTPEPKPAPQNPFVPQQPAVAEPRGGALESEEAWRARLAREGQEQLLRERQRQRMARLQASNIALDSPLAIDTQKIKAASAATSPAKPGAMTPASSSPTDLYSLALLTGLNGQNLDPNGQAKKETFFNSDLAKLGYLPNQVVPPRSYYELKRGSVIPATLITGINSDLPGRITAQVSQNVFDSATGYRLLIPQGTKLMGRYDSKISFGQSRVLVIWTDIIFPNGSTLQIGGMAGTDAEGYGGFTDQVDNHYFKTFGSAILLAIIGTGMDMAAPQSSTLATQQTASDAARRNFAETFGRVAERTINKNLDVQPTLEIRPGYQFNVLVDQDIVFPGAYRG is encoded by the coding sequence ATGACCCAATCTCTGCAGCTCGGCGGCGGCTCCGGCGGGACGGGCGCGCCGAAGGACATTCGCCGTCTCAACCGCCTGCCGATCATCGCCGCGGCCGTGCTCGGCATCGTGTTCCTCGCGGTGATCTTCTACGGACTGACCTCGCGGGGACTTGTATTCCGCTCAACGTCCGACACGGGTTCGATCGGCGGCGCGCCCGCCACGACCTTCGCCGATCAGATGAAGCGCGGCGTTGCCGACGGCCTCATCGGCGACGGCCAACAGCCTCCGCCCGCGGCGCCGACGCCCGAGCCGAAACCTGCCCCGCAAAATCCCTTCGTCCCGCAACAGCCTGCCGTCGCCGAGCCGAGGGGCGGCGCACTCGAATCCGAAGAAGCCTGGCGGGCGCGTCTGGCCCGCGAAGGACAGGAACAGCTCCTCCGGGAGCGGCAGCGCCAGAGAATGGCGCGTCTGCAGGCGAGCAACATCGCGCTGGATTCGCCGCTCGCCATCGACACGCAGAAGATTAAGGCTGCGTCGGCGGCCACGTCGCCGGCGAAACCGGGTGCGATGACACCGGCCTCATCCTCGCCGACCGACCTCTACAGCCTGGCGCTTCTGACCGGGCTCAACGGCCAGAACCTCGATCCCAACGGGCAAGCGAAGAAGGAGACTTTTTTCAACTCCGACCTCGCCAAGCTCGGCTATCTGCCGAACCAGGTCGTTCCCCCGCGCTCCTACTATGAGCTGAAGCGCGGCTCCGTCATCCCGGCGACGCTGATCACCGGCATCAATTCCGATCTGCCGGGCCGCATCACCGCTCAGGTCAGCCAGAACGTCTTCGACAGCGCCACTGGCTACCGCCTGCTCATCCCGCAAGGCACGAAACTGATGGGCCGCTACGACAGCAAGATCTCCTTCGGCCAGAGCCGCGTCCTCGTCATCTGGACCGACATCATCTTCCCGAACGGTTCGACGCTCCAGATCGGCGGCATGGCCGGAACGGACGCGGAAGGCTATGGCGGCTTCACCGACCAGGTCGACAACCACTACTTCAAGACCTTCGGCTCCGCGATCCTGCTCGCGATCATCGGCACGGGCATGGATATGGCGGCCCCGCAAAGCTCGACGCTCGCGACGCAGCAGACCGCGTCGGACGCCGCAAGGCGGAATTTTGCGGAAACCTTCGGCCGCGTCGCCGAGCGCACCATCAACAAGAACCTCGACGTGCAGCCGACGCTGGAGATTCGCCCCGGTTATCAGTTCAACGTCCTTGTCGATCAGGACATCGTGTTCCCGGGCGCTTATCGGGGCTGA